A genomic stretch from Malus domestica chromosome 15, GDT2T_hap1 includes:
- the LOC103415850 gene encoding E3 ubiquitin-protein ligase RDUF1-like translates to MATVFSGQLLNTISNYHIDLDEFDLDEALTLSFEENSNSVHCDNNSIIATSNSSCSSLIVDCMPSPVTAVDDVCAVCMEGMQSGGDQQDHSIIGKQVPCGHVYHATCISSWLIVCNSCPLCRSTMTPAVEK, encoded by the coding sequence ATGGCAACTGTATTTTCAGGTCAACTGCTCAACACCATATCAAATTACCATATCGACCTCGATGAATTTGATCTAGATGAAGCTTTAACTTTGTCTTTTGAAGAGAATTCGAATTCTGTCCACTGCGATAACAACAGTATCATTGCAACATCAAATTCAAGCTGCAGCTCGTTGATAGTTGATTGCATGCCGAGTCCTGTTACTGCAGTCGACGATGTTTGTGCCGTTTGCATGGAAGGGATGCAATCAGGTGGTGATCAGCAGGATCACAGTATTATTGGTAAACAGGTCCCATGTGGCCATGTATATCATGCCACGTGTATCTCCTCCTGGCTCATCGTCTGCAACTCTTGCCCTCTCTGCCGCTCCACCATGACCCCCGCCGTCGAAAAGTGA